A window of Corticium candelabrum chromosome 3, ooCorCand1.1, whole genome shotgun sequence contains these coding sequences:
- the LOC134177683 gene encoding uncharacterized protein LOC134177683: protein MHKGKHLRSIEKTWVLKLHDFFKREMQEGVMLLDKPADRVAEAIGINRSTVYRICKEQKEKGHVSSPTKRGKMEHSGSLEEYTDNFQEGVIRRRIHRFYTDKTFPTMSLLHAALVHEVHYPFSKTSLYKTVRKMGFAYKTMNRKKCLYEQNRILTARVNYLKQIQGFRERNRPIVYLDETWLHQHHTLEKCWTDYDGKGGLRIPSGKGKRLIILHAGGEMGWTPEAELVFVGKKDTGDYHNEMNISHFMEWFEHKLLPNCPPQSVIVLDNARYHNAVVEKIPTKSSRKQDMIDWLAKHKILHEPKMLKVELFDLIKRSNPISVYQTDVLAAKFGCDCLRLPVGHCELNPIELVWAQVKRHAAQHNTGIAGFTMENIKRLYNLSKSFDATLKQPTINVIAIMLLKKQKTILESVLNS, encoded by the exons ATGCACAAAGGAAAACATCTCAGAAGTATTGAAAAGACCTGGGTGCTTAAACTGCATGACTTCTTTAAGAGAGAAATGCAGGAAGGAGTTATGCTGCTGGACAAGCCAGCTGACCGTGTAGCTGAGGCTATTGGTATAAATAGGTCCACTGTATATCGGATCTGCAAAGAACAGAAAGAAAAGGGACATGTCAGCAGTCCAACGAAAAGAGGTAAAATGGAACACAGTGGATCACTTGAAGAGTACACAGACAATTTTCAAGAAGGTGTCATTAGACGCAGAATACATAGATTCTATACAGACAAGACCTTCCCTACCATGTCGTTGCTGCATGCAGCTTTAGTACATGAAGTCCACTACCCTTTCTCTAAGACAAGTTTGTATAAGACAGTACGTAAGATGGGTTTTGCCTACAAAACTATGAACAGGAAAAAATGTCTCTACGAGCAAAATCGTATCTTAACAGCAAGGGTCAACTACCTGAAACAAATACAAGGATTCAGAGAAAGGAATAGACCCATTGTATACTTGGATGAAACATGGCTACATCAACACCACACTTTGGAAAAATGCTGGACAGACTACGATGGAAAAGGTGGATTAAGAATTCCTAGTGGAAAAGGGAAGAGGCTGATTATTTTACACGCGGGAGGAGAAATGGGATGGACACCAGAAGCAGAGTTGGTTTTCGTGGGGAAAAAAGACACTGGTGACTACCACAATGAAATGAACATTAGTCATTTTATGGAGTGGTTTGAGCATAAACTTCTACCCAATTGCCCACCTCAATCAGTTATAGTTCTAGACAATGCAAGGTATCACAATGCTGTAGTAGAAAAGATCCCTACGAAGTCTTCCAGAAAGCAAGATATGATTGACTGGCTGGCCAAACATAAAATACTCCATGAGCCCAAAATGTTGAAAGTCGAACTGTTTGACCTAATCAAGAGATCCAATCCCATTTCTGTGTACCAGACGGATGTTCTAGCAGCGAAGTTTGGATGCGACTGTCTACGGCTACCCGTGGGACACTGCGAACTCAATCCCATTGAGCTGGTATGGGCACAGGTAAAACGAcatgctgcacagcacaacacagggatAGCTGGGTTTACcatggaaaacatcaagcgcctgt ATAATTTGTCGAAATCGTTTGACGCAACATTGAAACAACCTACAATTAATGTCATTGCAATCATGTTGCTCAAGAAACAGAAGACTATTTTAGAGTCAGTGCTGAATTCTTGA
- the LOC134177682 gene encoding uncharacterized protein LOC134177682: MNAHRLTAPFWNIQFSNSTVRSVVSAIDSLPGFTFLSALKNYTELTIDQVSENLNMSTIQCQFDIRFANEPEAGSGKIKVLLGSLPTISCKPHLCTSVNSSKAEIPCEVSGTPIPSTKIELNSVGTSVPDDSSQFSIHRADSLMPILTIDPVNCTLDAGNNYRISSENILGTSLPYQWNDAHVLDNDDLSDCQVIDNTTRLTCSFSLARFPTANIVWNINSNNIINETSDIDVCACRVTSTVFVSLQHVSASTSCTALYNNDMMTRYSFKRCESTLMSPVTSIPTSGTSLTNTLHGLGSTDLPDVVSVVSQNRFVSTEIGCQFASIQPTSTTDITGYLVRLTNAHKQSELELSLSSNNNLFLDELEENTAYTVEIRGRNRHGLGPTSSIYVFQTTSCTDEKTNLRLTAAVATLSALCIILLMLAAYLFYRSRHVIALGGAKESNTTEMNEQEQRHDAATYETVSDSGHQADVLTRSPLYEETSVVDSPSYGVVLDQN; encoded by the exons ATGAATGCTCATCGTTTAACCGCACCCTTTTGGAATATCCAATTTAGTAATTCAACCGTTAGGTCAGTTGTGTCAGCTATTGACTCTCTCCCTGGTTTCACTTTTTTGTCTGCGCTCAAAAACTACACGGAGCTCACTATCGACCAAGTGTCTGAAAATCTTAATATGTCTACAATACAATGTCAATTTGATATTAGATTTGCTAATGAACCAGAAGCTGGCAGTGGCAAGATTAAAGTTTTACTCGGAA GTCTTCCTACCATCTCTTGTAAGCCACATTTATGCACCTCTGTGAATAGTTCGAAAGCAGAAATTCCTTGTGAAGTGTCTGGAACTCCTATACCATCCACTAAGATTGAGCTGAATAGTGTTGGAACAAGTGTCCCTGATGATTCATCTCAATTTTCTATACATCGTGCAGATAGCTTGATGCCTATTCTAACAATCGATCCTGTCAATTGTACACTTGATGCTGGCAATAATTACAGAATATCATCTGAAAATATACTGGGAACATCACTACCTTATCAGTGGAACGATGCTCATGTGCTTG ATAATGACGACTTATCAGATTGTCAAGTTATTGACAATACAACACGCTTGACTTGCTCGTTTTCACTTGCTAGATTTCCTACAGCAAACATTGTGTGgaacatcaacagcaacaacattaTTAATGAAACCTCTGACATCGATGTTTGTGCATGTCGGGTAACTTCCACTGTCTTTGTtagtttgcaacatgtgtctGCATCAACATCATGTACTGCTTTATATAACAACGACATGATGACTCGATATTCATTCAAACGTTGTG AATCTACGCTAATGTCACCAGTCACATCAATTCCTACTTCAG gcACTAGCTTGACCAATACTCTACATGGTCTGGGATCTACTG atTTGCCAGACGTGGTCTCGGTTGTTTCACAAAATCGATTTGTATCTACTGAGATTGGTTGTCAGTTTGCATCGATACAACCGACATCTACTACAGACATCACTGGATACTTAGTACGACTCACTAACGCTCACAAGCAGAGCGAACTGGAATTGTCgctgagcagcaacaacaatctaTTTCTCGACGAATTAGAAGAAAACACAGCATATACAGTTGAGATAAGAGGACGGAATAGACACGGATTGGGTCCAACTTCAAGCATTTACGTCTTTCAAACTACATCGTGCACAG ATGAGAAGACAAACTTGAGACTAACAGCTGCAGTCGCTACATTGTCCGCTCTTTGCATTATTCTGCTGATGCTTGCTGCTTACCTTTTCTATCGATCGAGACACGTGAT TGCTCTAGGCGGTGCGAAAGAGTCTAACACAACGGAAATGAATGAACAGGAACAGAGACACGATGCTGCAACGTACGAGACAGTGTCCGACTCTGGTCATCAAGCCGACGTACTAACAAGGAGCCCACTGTATGAAGAAACATCGGTTGTCGACAGTCCATCATACGGTGTCGTACTCGATCAGAATTAG
- the LOC134177684 gene encoding uncharacterized protein K02A2.6-like, with amino-acid sequence MQCQFAIALANPEAGSRKIKVLLRNSLMPILTISPVNCTLDAGNNYRISYENILGTSQPYHWNGAHVLATSLTNTPYGLGSTDEVANSSRNLPGHTVPHPWIFPEGPWRRIHADFAEWKGKQYLLLIDAYSKWPEIHELGTHATATQTTATQTTATQTTATQTVEDMRTFSFHGIPHKLVMDNGPQLVADEFEEFIRVNGTRHQRTPLYHPASNGQMERLVQELKKSLKTKPVGRSISHQVSLFLLKYRTTPNCTTGRTPAEMLMKRELRTKLTLLRPDVGGEVRDTQYDQYQQASVVTRSLNPGQTVSVLNPRRDGRGKWLHGVILQRLGPVNYLVEVDGQPRYVQI; translated from the exons ATGCAATGTCAATTTGCTATTGCATTGGCTAATCCAGAAGCTGGCAGTCGCAAGATTAAAGTTTTACTCAGAA ACAGCTTGATGCCTATTCTAACAATTAGTCCTGTCAATTGTACACTTGATGCTGGCAATAATTACAGAATATCATATGAAAATATACTGGGAACGTCACAACCTTATCATTGGAACGGTGCTCATGTTCTTG ccACTAGCTTGACCAATACTCCGTATGGTCTTGGGTCTACTGATGAGGTGGCAAAT AGTTCTAGAAATCTTCCAGGCCACACAGTTCCACATCCTTGGATTTTTCCAGAAGGACCGTGGAGGAGGATACATGCAGATTTTGCAGAGTGGAAAGGGAAACAATATCTACTGTTGATTGATGCCTATTCCAAATGGCCAGAAATTCACGAACTGGGGACACATGCTACCGCTACACAGACTACCGCTACACAGACTACCGCTACACAGACTACCGCTACACAGACTGTGGAAGACATGAGAACATTCAGTTTTCATGGTATTCCTCACAAGCTGGTCATGGATAACGGACCTCAGTTAGTTGCTGACGAGTTTGAGGAGTTCATCAGAGTCAATGGTACTAGACATCAACGTACACCTCTCTACCATCCGGCGTCAAACGGTCAAATGGAGAGATTGGTGCAGGAACTAAAAAAGAGCTTAAAGACCAAGCCAGTAGGACGATCTATTAGTCACCAAGTCTCCTTGTTCTTACTGAAGTACAGGACTACACCTAACTGTACTACCGGAAGGACACCCGCCGAGATGTTAATGAAAAGAGAGCTGAGGACAAAGTTGACACTCTTACGTCCTGATGTGGGAGGAGAAGTGAGAGATACTCAATATGATCAATACCAGCAAGCCTCAGTAGTAACACGGAGTTTGAACCCTGGGCAAACAGTTAGTGTTTTGAATCCTAGGAGAGACGGACGAGGAAAATGGCTTCATGGGGTAATACTTCAAAGATTGGGACCAGTGAACTATTTGGTGGAAGTAGATGGACAACCCAGATATGTACAAATATAA